A window of the Acidimicrobiales bacterium genome harbors these coding sequences:
- a CDS encoding nitroreductase/quinone reductase family protein produces MMNANSHADRYLAPDLFTRKVFNPLVRWLTRRGISVWGSRELRVVGRTSGEIRSVPVNPIQIDGTWYLVAPRGTTQWVRNLRAAGAGELVVGRRTQKFEASELVDPSEKARVLRPYLTKWKFEVGRFFEGVGPDATDAELEAIADNHPIFVLDLR; encoded by the coding sequence ATGATGAACGCCAACTCGCACGCCGATCGCTATCTCGCCCCCGACCTCTTCACTCGCAAGGTGTTCAACCCGCTCGTTCGCTGGCTCACTCGCCGGGGCATCTCGGTGTGGGGTTCGCGTGAGCTTCGGGTCGTGGGCCGAACCTCGGGTGAGATTCGCTCGGTGCCGGTCAATCCGATCCAGATCGACGGCACCTGGTACCTGGTCGCCCCGCGCGGGACCACGCAGTGGGTCCGCAACCTTCGTGCCGCCGGCGCCGGCGAGCTCGTTGTCGGTCGGCGCACCCAGAAGTTCGAAGCGTCGGAGCTCGTCGACCCGAGCGAGAAGGCCCGGGTGCTCCGGCCCTATCTCACCAAGTGGAAGTTCGAGGTGGGTAGATTCTTCGAGGGTGTCGGGCCCGACGCGACCGATGCTGAGCTCGAGGCGATCGCCGACAACCACCCGATCTTCGTGCTCGACCTCCGTTGA
- a CDS encoding phosphotransferase, with amino-acid sequence MAADREHELGEQWQTSVHRSGSTVLRAAGPQSATVIRLLAHLDAHGFGAAPRPVGDGFAADGREKLEYVEGRSPQPAPWTREAIGQIGHTLRRLHDIAASFDPGPDPRWRASFARDLPGARPVLGHGDLGPWNIIAREGMTVAFIDWDNAGPVDALWELAQAGWLNAQLHDDDVAERNNLGSPAERIAQLVTFLDGYGLERAARPALVDMMIEFAIRSAREEAVVGRIGPDTPSPDLEGFPVLWAITWRTRAAAWMLDHRSQLLAALGA; translated from the coding sequence ATGGCTGCTGATCGAGAGCACGAGCTCGGAGAACAGTGGCAGACCTCGGTTCACCGGAGCGGCAGCACGGTGCTGCGTGCGGCGGGCCCGCAGAGTGCCACCGTCATTCGGCTGCTCGCACACCTCGACGCACACGGATTCGGTGCCGCGCCGCGGCCTGTCGGCGACGGCTTCGCAGCTGACGGACGGGAGAAGCTCGAATACGTCGAGGGGCGCAGTCCCCAGCCAGCACCGTGGACCAGAGAAGCGATCGGGCAGATCGGCCACACCCTTCGCCGACTCCACGACATCGCCGCCAGCTTCGATCCGGGGCCGGACCCGCGGTGGCGAGCCTCGTTCGCTCGCGACCTGCCCGGGGCGCGGCCAGTGCTGGGCCACGGCGACCTCGGTCCGTGGAACATCATCGCCCGAGAGGGAATGACGGTGGCGTTCATCGATTGGGACAACGCAGGCCCGGTCGACGCCTTGTGGGAACTGGCCCAAGCGGGTTGGCTCAATGCCCAACTCCACGACGACGACGTCGCGGAACGCAACAACCTCGGCAGCCCGGCCGAGCGGATCGCTCAGCTCGTCACCTTCCTCGACGGCTACGGACTGGAGCGTGCAGCGCGTCCGGCCCTCGTCGACATGATGATCGAGTTCGCCATACGCAGTGCGCGCGAGGAGGCCGTCGTCGGGCGGATCGGCCCCGACACGCCGAGCCCGGACCTCGAAGGATTCCCTGTGCTGTGGGCGATCACGTGGCGCACTCGGGCTGCGGCATGGATGCTCGATCACCGGTCGCAGCTGCTCGCAGCACTCGGTGCCTGA